The proteins below come from a single Mustela erminea isolate mMusErm1 chromosome 14, mMusErm1.Pri, whole genome shotgun sequence genomic window:
- the LOC116573602 gene encoding spermatogenesis-associated protein 31E1-like — protein MWPWTVLFGAPESNPPKKFRTCSPFWKVPNGASKKEQHKQEKSDRERFQRISEQSGKGSGPVLPSGKPDPSSPPGKKQRKSGKYQAEPRRRSNRSQRSQTLKACRNCLHELEEFRSLVSLLQSHLTRVSDQGGFHQSLHQAAPGQVCQGAPAGAHQPCREPVEGAPPAVASSPARAPLTGPPRPLASTLPVRPQEEQTNFKKILPDTVRKNFLPSHSNWASLIPAISGLGHASYPIFSFSWWWESTKSLFLPGTLQHKCQQEHVSCHPPDVSFWGGLTNRQIETHNPPFVNPDVQKLLELLISKRVELKSWKEKEKVGSVFKEWCPDDHVSFWGTLWKLLGTEQTTTTQPSFWNMKKKAEPLAQPQPFSSPKVLEDHLQWKRSQLFWGLPSLHSESLVTTALFSTHSSPLQSPSVLFNGTSNCLPVLNQDQVSSQFSHAPPLFHRGIQTQPSTLTLPQPQVPLAPSVPIRPPSLPSQRRTSRVSFATSQKKTQSFTPTKMQHLEWPLLPKQQGRGKTLPTMEKRSPKFFSQVPPKLLEDHQASRAHRSGSTYQGDFVIFNIQKPQLQRKLSRDKQQSSLPHKVQLSLELRWPQDESPEMSQAQGEQGLSRSFVFKGKSSQATWRTRSRYHRKYKARFKLEKNFGKGLWQCLKRTPTGLSRISARFPVKVLGTNSEKEFGRPLIGALEGDPGKYLARGPDKKHIEKTLKVHLHRKLGQISKGLIPVTVRRSWFVASHAFPKSQPHMAIRNLAPLKDQELCVNTSHELSFLCPNTQQKLETHIISFGVRRKWDLPLQTVEPIDLKLLEAQHLPFPQSPFPCSATFVPGAPSKAKFYKFLGKPPQPHPEEKGITEKSDPTSGSPLPVPSPMREQIQQALGRTLPGDGHHSSKTSLSRQEGSSPSWASILSLPNRTLHSKTGMGAKKDNLEPSPSLAMARNELKESGGQASPDMVATLKMKLRSQTPMSEGATEAMEAKKAPAWKVVLRPNGLANKPAIYVDLISGYPGARKSSSPSTVLVAQDPEEVSLETKVSKVELQENIESENQPEGSTTSELPQDSPSDLHLPDFATCVLVEDSGTNVLPPDSHTNAVLAADSLTTQESPSCSQMERASGETPSSPVSHNLSSSGSSSEGQQEPCGPKVEEPSDSQSNNETTDEGKDQKRPKPEENEDRCAEPLAIRASQASKIGHPPQVRGSGESLGSKYLQLMPPEKGHVFPESHFRQRMKNFLQCLNPNKNSKGLEGPLQKGKPASASAPSWVQVRSRSVMDNRAAETQTVVTAVGQILVEKLRLHQGIRASEMYQHKELQAPVHRHSCPHRAFTSTDQNRVMGRIASNQQGTSKGHSCPSKSQLTRDRNGEWKSLPRNLGPPGRPSQHQPMVAGVSGRVHHYPTCSFRKYASTYQAENASHIFPGQEDFPQEKIEYMQRKSIFSHISTSSVC, from the exons CCTGATCCATCCTCACCACCAggcaagaaacaaaggaagagcgGGAAG TACCAAGCCGAGCCACGGAGGAGAAGCAACAGAAGCCAGAGAAGCCAGACTCTGAAAG CTTGCAGAAATTGCCTGCACGAGCTGGAAGAGTTCCGCAGTTTAGTCTCCCTTCTGCAAAG CCACCTGACAAGGGTCTCTGACCAGGGGGGCTTTCACCAGTCCTTACATCAAGCAGCCCCTGGTCAGGTGTGCCAAGGGGCACCAGCTGGAGCCCATCAGCCATGCAGGGAGCCTGTGGAAGGCGCTCCTCCTGCCGTGGCCTCATCACCTGCTCGTGCTCCACTGACAGGGCCCCCTCGGCCTCTGGCCTCCACCCTGCCAGTGAGACCTCAAGAAGAgcaaactaactttaaaaaaatcctaccagacacagtgagaaagaacTTTCTTCCAAGTCATTCCAACTGGGCCTCTCTCATTCCAGCCATCTCAGGCCTTGGCCATGCCAGCTaccccattttttccttttcctggtggTGGGAAAGTACCAAGTCCTTGTTCTTGCCTGGCACATTACAGCACAAGTGCCAGCAAGAACACGTGTCCTGCCACCCACCAGATGTCTCGTTCTGGGGTGGCCTTACTAACAGGCAGATAGAGACTCATAACCCTCCGTTTGTCAATCCGGATGTCCAGAAGCTCCTTGAACTACTAATCAGCAAAAGGGTAGAACTGAAGagttggaaggagaaagaaaaggttgGGTCAGTTTTCAAAGAGTGGTGCCCAGACGACCACGTGAGCTTCTGGGGGACTCTGTGGAAGCTTCTGGGTACTGAGCAGACCACCACCACCCAGCCATCCTtctggaacatgaaaaaaaaagcagagccaCTGGCCCAACCTCAGCCGTTCTCATCTCCCAAGGTCTTGGAAGACCACTTGCAATGGAAACGCAGCCAGCTCTTCTGGGGTCTCCCCTCTCTGCACAGTGAGTCCCTGGTGACCACTGCCTTGTTTTCTACTCACTCTTCTCCACTACAGTCTCCCTCTGTTTTATTCAATGGGACCTCTAATTGCTTGCCAGTTCTAAACCAGGATCAAGTATCTTCACAGTTTTCCCATGCCCCACCATTGTTCCACCGTGGGATCCAAACTCAACCCTCAACACTAACCTTGCCCCAGCCCCAAGTCCCCCTTGCACCCTCTGTCCCAATAAGACCACCTTCTCTCCCATCCCAGAGGAGGACCAGTAGGGTATCTTTTGCTACATCCCAGAAAAAGACACAATCCTTCACCCCAACTAAAATGCAACATCTGGAGTGGCCCTTGTTGCCAAAGCAACAAGGAAGGGGGAAGACTTTACCCACTATGGAGAAAAGATCTCCAAAATTCTTTAGCCAAGTCCCTCCCAAGCTTCTAGAGGACCACCAGGCCTCCCGGGCCCACAGATCAGGTTCTACCTATCAAGGGGACTTTGTCATCTTTAATATCCAGAAGCCACAGCTTCAGAGGAAGCTCAGCAGGGATAAACAGCAAAGCAGCTTGCCCCACAAGGTTCAGCTGTCTCTGGAACTGAGGTGGCCTCAGGATGAATCCCCGGAAATGAGTCAGGCACAGGGAGAGCAGGGGCTCTCAAGGTCCTTTGTGTTTAAAGGTAAAAGCAGCCAAGCTACATGGAGGACCAGGTCCAGATACCACAGGAAGTATAAAGCAAGATTCAAACTAGAGAAGAACTTTGGTAAGGGTCTATGGCAGTGTCTGAAGAGGACACCAACAGGTCTCTCCAGGATCTCAGCTAGATTCCCAGTGAAGGTTCTGGGAACCAACTCTGAGAAGGAGTTTGGAAGACCCTTAATAGGGGCCTTGGAGGGTGATCCAGGAAAATACTTAGCCAGGGGCCCAGACAAGAAACATATAGAAAAAACTTTAAAGGTTCATTTACACAGGAAATTAGGACAGATCAGTAAAGGTCTGATCCCTGTGACTGTGCGTCGATCCTGGTTTGTGGCCAGCCATGCTTTTCCCAAGTCCCAACCCCACATGGCTATCAGAAATCTAGCACCCTTAAAGGATCAGGAGCTCTGCGTAAACACCTCCCATGAGCTGTCCTTCCTTTGTCCTAACACTCAGCAGAAGCTGGAAACACACATCATAAGTTTTGGAGTGAGGCGTAAGTGGGACCTACCTCTCCAAACTGTTGAGCCCATAGATCTCAAACTACTTGAAGCTCAACATTTGCCTTTTCCCCAGTCCCCCTTTCCATGCTCAGCCACCTTTGTACCTGGGGCCCCCTCAAAAGCCAAATTTTACAAGTTCTTGGGGAAACCACCTCAGCCCCATCCAGAAGAGAAGGGTATAACTGAAAAGTCTGATCCCACTTCAGGGAGTCCCCTGCCTGTTCCCTCACCCATGCGTGAGCAAATCCAGCAGGCCCTGGGAAGGACTTTACCTGGTGATGGCCATCATTCCTCAAAGACATCTTTATCAAGACAGGAGGGCAGTTCACCTTCTTGGGCCTCCATTCTCAGCCTCCCAAACAGAACCCTGCACAGCAAGACTGGTATGGGGGCCAAGAAAGACAACCTGGAACCAAGTCCAAGTTTAGCAATGGCCAGGAATGAGCTAAAAGAGAGTGGGGGTCAGGCCTCACCAGACATGGTAGCAACACTGAAGATGAAGCTCAGGTCCCAAACTCCAATGTCTGAAGGGGCCACAGAGGCGATGGAGGCCAAGAAGGCCCCTGCCTGGAAAGTTGTCTTAAGACCCAATGGGCTGGCCAACAAACCAGCCATTTATGTGGATCTGATATCAGGATATCCAGGTGCTAGGAAAAGCTCCTCACCATCTACAGTGTTGGTTGCTCAAGATCCAGAGGAGGTAAGCCTTGAAACAAAGGTTAGTAAGGTTGAGCTCCAAGAGAATATAGAGTCGGAGAACCAGCCTGAAGGCTCTACCACTAGTGAGCTTCCTCAAGATTCTCCCAGTGACCTCCACCTTCCAGACTTTGCCACTTGTGTGCTTGTTGAAGACAGTGGCACCAATGTGCTCCCACCAGACTCTCACACTAATGCTGTCCTTGCTGCAGACAGCTTGACCACTCAAGAGTCACCCTCCTGTTCCCAAATGGAACGTGCCAGTGGAGAGACACCATCTTCCCCGGTGTCACATAACCTTAGCTCAAGTGGATCAAGCAGTGAGGGGCAGCAAGAGCCCTGTGGACCAAAGGTTGAGGAACCAAGTGACAGCCAGAGCAACAATGAGACCACAGATGAGGGAAAGGACCAGAAGAGACCCAAACcagaagagaatgaagacaggTGTGCAGAACCGTTGGCAATCAGGGCTTCCCAAGCTAGCAAGATAGGCCACCCTCCCCAGGTCAGAGGATCAGGAGAGAGCCTTGGGAGCAAATACCTCCAGCTCATGCCACCAGAAAAGGGACATGTTTTTCCGGAAAGCCACTTTAGACAAAGGATGAAGAACTTTCTGCAGTGCCTTAATCCcaataaaaatagcaaaggaCTGGAAGGCCCCCTTCAAAAAGGCAAGCCTGCATCTGCTTCTGCCCCGAGCTGGGTACAAGTCAGAAGCAGATCGGTTATGGACAACAGGGCTGCCGAAACTCAGACGGTAGTGACAGCTGTGGGACAAATCCTGGTGGAAAAATTGCGACTCCACCAAGGAATTCGGGCCTCAGAGATGTATCAGCACAAGGAATTGCAGGCCCCAGTACATAGGCATTCTTGCCCTCACAGGGCTTTCACCTCTACAGACCAGAATAGAGTGATGGGAAGAATAGCCTCCAATCAGCAAGGTACCTCCAAGGGCCATAGCTGCCCTAGCAAGAGCCAGCTGACCAGAGACAGGAATGGTGAATGGAAAAGCCTCCCCAGGAACCTGGGGCCCCCAGGCAGACCCAGCCAGCACCAGCCGATGGTGGCAGGTGTCTCAGGTCGAGTTCACCATTATCCTACATGCAGTTTTCGAAAATATGCCTCAACCTATCAGGCAGAGAACGCTTCACACATCTTTCCTGGTCAGGAAGATTTCCCTCAAGAAAAAATCGAGTATATGCAAAGAAAGTCCATTTTTTCTCATATTAGCACATCCTCTGTGTGCTAA